In the genome of Nonlabens sp. MB-3u-79, one region contains:
- a CDS encoding head GIN domain-containing protein, with amino-acid sequence MKQILLLLIAILAINTANAQWWSSNKRIDGNGLIVTKVFNTSDYDKISGRNSLNIVLVEGEEGTITVEAESNIMEHLEVEVKGDRLEIGIEDGYNINTRKGIQVRVPVKNISSLSMAGSGDIRSLVKLKSRSMHISIAGSGDIDVEVTSEKLRVSIAGSGDVKLSGRTEHLDASVAGSGDISAFNLKANNVDASIAGSGDVSVYCNGGELQASIIGSGDLRYKGTTSKIKKSIMGSGDITKM; translated from the coding sequence ATGAAACAAATCCTCCTACTACTTATAGCTATTTTAGCAATCAATACTGCAAACGCCCAATGGTGGAGCAGTAATAAACGCATCGATGGAAATGGCCTAATCGTAACAAAAGTATTTAATACATCTGATTACGACAAAATCTCTGGCCGAAACAGTCTTAACATTGTCCTTGTAGAAGGTGAAGAAGGAACTATAACAGTGGAGGCAGAATCTAATATCATGGAGCACCTCGAAGTTGAAGTAAAAGGGGACCGACTAGAAATAGGAATTGAAGATGGCTACAATATCAATACACGTAAAGGAATTCAAGTTAGGGTTCCTGTAAAAAATATCAGTAGTTTGAGCATGGCTGGAAGTGGAGATATTAGAAGCCTTGTAAAGCTCAAATCTAGAAGTATGCATATTTCTATAGCTGGAAGCGGCGATATTGATGTAGAAGTAACCTCAGAAAAACTTCGTGTAAGCATTGCTGGAAGTGGTGATGTGAAATTGAGCGGTCGTACCGAGCATCTTGATGCAAGTGTAGCTGGAAGTGGTGATATTTCTGCGTTTAATCTTAAGGCAAATAATGTAGATGCTTCCATTGCTGGTAGTGGTGACGTATCTGTCTATTGCAATGGTGGAGAACTTCAAGCCTCCATAATAGGTTCTGGAGATTTAAGATATAAAGGAACTACAAGCAAAATTAAAAAAAGCATTATGGGTAGTGGTGATATTACAAAAATGTAA
- a CDS encoding RNA polymerase sigma factor, which yields MTLTITEIELYKHCEQGDRKAQMRVYDQYAKGMYHVAFRIVKDSAQAEDIMQDSMITAFAKMSQWNREATFGCWLKRIVVNNSLTHLKKVKKMPKITYDDVAYEMEQQTDVQIDMEAAGMTAKKVLQVMKLLKDNYRHVLTLSLIEGMDNDEICEIMGMSNAMCRTTISRAKESLRNKMQLI from the coding sequence GTGACTTTAACAATAACTGAAATAGAACTTTATAAACACTGTGAACAAGGCGATCGCAAGGCACAAATGCGTGTCTATGATCAATATGCTAAGGGAATGTACCATGTCGCGTTTAGAATTGTCAAAGACAGCGCACAAGCCGAAGATATTATGCAAGACAGCATGATCACAGCTTTTGCAAAGATGTCACAATGGAACCGTGAAGCGACTTTCGGCTGCTGGTTAAAAAGAATCGTGGTCAACAATAGCCTGACACACTTAAAGAAAGTAAAAAAAATGCCTAAAATAACTTATGATGATGTCGCCTACGAGATGGAACAACAAACAGATGTGCAAATCGATATGGAAGCTGCTGGAATGACGGCTAAAAAAGTACTCCAAGTCATGAAGTTACTAAAAGATAATTACCGACATGTTTTAACGCTAAGCCTAATTGAAGGTATGGATAATGATGAAATATGTGAGATTATGGGAATGTCAAATGCCATGTGCAGAACCACGATCTCAAGAGCAAAAGAAAGCCTGAGAAATAAAATGCAACTGATATGA
- the lon gene encoding endopeptidase La — translation MFKPKKFSIDNLSLQEFDQDAEFIPLLSSEDEEEMNNENVPETLSILPLRNMVLFPGVVIPITAGRDRSIKLLQDANKKGISIGVVAQKDEDVEEPSIEDLHTTGVVAKILKIFKMPDGNTTVIIQGKKRFEMGDMVTEQPFITAVAKDLPDVRPVKEDPEFIAIIEKIKELALEIIKESPNIPSEASFAIKNIESDSFLVNFVSSNMNLKVEEKQKVLEINDLKERALETLRFMNIERQKLELKNDIQSKVQTDINKQQREYYLHQQMKTIQDELGGGVSSHQEVDEMRQRAKKKKWDDHVKEHFEKELAKMQRMNPQVAEYSIQRNYLDLILDLPWNEFSKDNFDLKRAVKILDRDHYGLDEVKKRIIEHLAVLKLRNDMKSPILCLYGPPGVGKTSLGKSIAEALGREYVRISLGGLRDEAEIRGHRKTYIGAMPGRIIQSIKKAKTSNPVFVLDEIDKLSNSHNGDPSSAMLEVLDPEQNNSFYDNFLEMGFDLSKVMFIATSNSLNTIQPALRDRMEIINVTGYTIEEKVEIGKKHLLPKQLKEHGLDKSHLKIAMPQLEKIVEGYTRESGVRSLDKQIAKMVRYAAKSIAMEEDYDLKVTNDTVIKVLGSPRMERDKYENNDVAGVVTGLAWTQVGGDILFIESILSKGKGTLTITGNLGKVMKESATIAMEYIKSNSEELGIDSSVFEKYNVHIHVPEGATPKDGPSAGVSMLTSLVSLFTQRKVKKSLAMTGEITLRGKVLPVGGIKEKILAAKRARIKEILLCEQNRRDIEEIKADYIKGLTFHYVSDMSNVLELALTKQKVKNAKKL, via the coding sequence ATGTTCAAACCAAAGAAATTTTCAATAGACAACTTGTCACTCCAAGAATTTGATCAAGATGCGGAGTTTATCCCTTTATTGAGCAGTGAGGACGAGGAAGAAATGAATAACGAAAACGTGCCAGAAACCTTATCCATATTGCCTTTGCGCAACATGGTGTTGTTTCCTGGTGTGGTAATTCCTATTACTGCAGGGCGAGATCGTTCCATTAAATTATTACAGGATGCCAATAAAAAAGGCATATCTATAGGGGTGGTAGCTCAAAAAGACGAAGATGTCGAAGAGCCTTCCATTGAAGACCTGCACACGACTGGAGTGGTAGCAAAAATTTTGAAGATCTTCAAAATGCCTGATGGTAATACGACTGTAATTATTCAAGGTAAAAAGCGTTTTGAAATGGGCGATATGGTTACAGAGCAACCCTTTATCACTGCTGTGGCTAAAGACCTTCCAGATGTACGGCCAGTAAAGGAAGACCCTGAATTCATTGCTATTATTGAAAAGATCAAGGAACTAGCTCTAGAAATCATCAAAGAAAGTCCCAATATTCCCAGTGAAGCATCTTTTGCTATTAAGAATATTGAGTCCGATTCTTTTTTAGTGAATTTTGTTTCTTCTAATATGAATCTGAAGGTAGAGGAAAAGCAAAAAGTACTTGAAATCAATGATTTAAAAGAGCGCGCACTGGAAACCTTGCGTTTTATGAATATTGAACGTCAAAAATTAGAGCTTAAAAACGATATACAGTCCAAAGTGCAGACTGATATCAATAAGCAACAAAGGGAATATTACTTGCATCAGCAAATGAAGACCATTCAAGATGAGTTGGGTGGCGGTGTTTCTTCTCATCAAGAAGTGGATGAGATGCGCCAGCGTGCTAAGAAAAAGAAATGGGATGATCATGTAAAGGAGCATTTTGAAAAGGAATTGGCTAAAATGCAACGTATGAATCCGCAAGTAGCAGAGTATTCCATACAGCGCAATTACTTGGACCTTATTCTCGATCTGCCATGGAATGAGTTTTCTAAGGACAACTTTGACTTGAAACGCGCCGTAAAAATTTTAGATCGGGATCATTACGGTCTAGACGAAGTAAAGAAACGCATCATTGAACACCTCGCTGTTTTGAAATTGCGTAATGATATGAAGTCACCTATACTTTGTTTATACGGACCTCCAGGAGTTGGTAAAACTTCTCTAGGTAAATCTATAGCAGAGGCGCTAGGACGAGAATACGTTCGTATTTCCTTAGGTGGATTGAGAGATGAAGCTGAAATACGTGGTCACCGTAAAACCTATATAGGAGCGATGCCTGGACGTATTATACAAAGCATTAAAAAGGCCAAAACTTCAAATCCAGTTTTTGTACTGGATGAGATTGATAAATTGAGCAACTCCCATAATGGAGATCCTTCTAGTGCGATGCTGGAAGTATTAGATCCAGAGCAAAACAATTCCTTTTATGACAACTTCTTAGAAATGGGATTTGACTTAAGTAAAGTAATGTTTATTGCGACGAGTAATAGCTTAAATACCATACAACCTGCATTGCGTGATCGTATGGAGATTATCAATGTGACGGGTTACACGATAGAAGAAAAGGTAGAAATAGGAAAAAAACATTTATTACCAAAGCAATTAAAGGAACATGGACTAGACAAGTCCCATCTTAAGATTGCAATGCCACAGCTCGAAAAAATAGTGGAAGGTTACACACGTGAAAGTGGTGTGAGATCTCTTGACAAGCAAATTGCTAAAATGGTACGCTATGCAGCAAAAAGTATTGCTATGGAAGAAGATTACGATCTTAAAGTGACCAACGATACAGTTATTAAAGTATTGGGGTCCCCTAGAATGGAACGTGATAAGTATGAAAACAATGATGTTGCCGGTGTCGTTACAGGACTGGCATGGACTCAAGTAGGTGGGGATATTCTTTTTATTGAATCCATTCTTTCTAAAGGAAAAGGGACGCTTACCATAACAGGTAACCTCGGTAAAGTGATGAAGGAAAGCGCAACCATTGCGATGGAATACATCAAATCAAACTCCGAAGAATTGGGAATAGACAGCTCGGTATTTGAAAAATACAACGTACATATTCATGTGCCTGAAGGAGCTACTCCTAAAGACGGTCCTAGTGCAGGGGTGAGCATGTTAACTTCATTAGTTTCCTTGTTTACACAACGTAAAGTGAAGAAAAGTCTAGCGATGACAGGAGAAATCACACTAAGAGGTAAGGTATTACCAGTAGGTGGTATCAAGGAAAAAATTCTTGCAGCAAAACGCGCTAGAATTAAAGAGATCCTGCTTTGTGAGCAAAACCGAAGAGATATTGAAGAAATCAAAGCCGATTATATCAAAGGCTTGACCTTTCATTATGTAAGTGATATGAGCAATGTATTAGAACTAGCCCTTACTAAGCAAAAGGTAAAGAATGCAAAGAAATTGTAG